In the uncultured Methanobacterium sp. genome, one interval contains:
- a CDS encoding restriction endonuclease codes for MGELDKNRLVKFMARVMEESGFKVYRNFQTSRHIIDIYGVLPTILGDIGVVVACKNYDDRWEVGLDVLKEMEMVGKTLKASKIVVVTTSYFTKSAVNYADRRNIKIIDKDGLMTLAKKFSAQHEEYGGVQVYDDNDDNDGEGGGNPEVVEDYTPTSSTASSFPKKTSSPGFFSRGKGSLDRSNKSRSFSMPETPGLKPLLTNTVSLIIIVFALSSLITYLISMGYTNTAILGITKILISAVLSYGLVMAVERDVTTTLSKGTIVFFVSLLIYVIMIMVL; via the coding sequence GTGGGGGAATTGGATAAAAACAGATTAGTCAAATTCATGGCAAGGGTAATGGAGGAATCAGGCTTCAAGGTCTACCGTAACTTCCAGACTTCCCGACACATCATTGACATCTACGGAGTTCTACCCACCATCCTCGGAGACATTGGGGTGGTTGTAGCCTGTAAAAACTATGATGACCGATGGGAAGTAGGCCTGGATGTTTTAAAAGAAATGGAAATGGTGGGAAAAACCCTGAAAGCCTCCAAGATCGTAGTGGTTACCACTTCCTACTTCACCAAAAGTGCAGTAAACTATGCTGACCGCCGGAACATTAAAATAATAGATAAAGACGGGTTAATGACATTGGCAAAGAAATTTTCAGCCCAGCACGAGGAATACGGTGGAGTACAGGTGTACGATGATAATGATGATAATGACGGAGAAGGTGGAGGAAATCCAGAGGTGGTCGAAGATTACACACCCACCTCAAGCACTGCATCCTCATTTCCCAAAAAAACTTCATCTCCTGGTTTCTTCAGCCGGGGAAAGGGAAGTTTGGATCGGTCCAACAAATCAAGATCATTCTCCATGCCTGAGACCCCAGGACTTAAACCCCTCTTAACCAACACAGTATCCCTAATAATCATTGTATTTGCACTTTCATCCCTTATAACATATTTAATCAGCATGGGATATACAAATACCGCTATTTTGGGAATCACAAAAATATTAATTTCTGCGGTCTTATCTTACGGGTTGGTGATGGCAGTTGAACGTGATGTGACTACTACTCTCAGTAAAGGAACCATAGTATTCTTTGTTTCCCTTCTGATCTACGTTATCATGATCATGGTCCTTTAA
- the ilvE gene encoding branched-chain-amino-acid transaminase — protein sequence MAFDESGKIWFNGEFVDWKEANIHALSHVVHYGSSVFEGIRCYNTKNGPAVFRLVEHVQRLYNSAKIYRMEIPYSQEDFCQTILDTIKINQLDACYIRPAIFRGYAELGVYPLNCPVESIIAVWAWGKYLGEEALENGVDVGVSTWRRMAPNTMPNMAKAGSNYMNSQLAKMEAVSNNYDEAIMLDYQGMVSEGSGENIFVVKDGVLHTPPRASSLLDGITRNSVITLARDMDMEVKEEEIPREMLYVADELFLTGTAAEISPIRSVDRITVGNGKRGEITKKLQDDFFAILEGTADDKYGWLTFV from the coding sequence ATGGCCTTTGACGAGTCAGGAAAAATATGGTTCAATGGAGAGTTCGTTGATTGGAAGGAAGCAAACATTCATGCTTTATCACACGTAGTTCACTACGGATCCAGCGTTTTTGAGGGAATACGGTGTTACAATACCAAAAATGGTCCGGCAGTGTTCCGCCTTGTAGAACATGTGCAACGCCTCTACAACTCCGCCAAAATCTATCGAATGGAAATACCCTACTCCCAGGAAGACTTCTGCCAGACTATCCTGGACACTATTAAGATTAACCAGCTTGATGCGTGCTATATCCGTCCTGCTATCTTCAGGGGTTATGCTGAACTGGGAGTTTATCCCCTGAACTGCCCGGTAGAATCCATTATCGCAGTCTGGGCTTGGGGAAAATACTTGGGAGAAGAGGCCCTGGAAAATGGGGTGGATGTTGGCGTATCTACCTGGCGCCGTATGGCCCCCAACACCATGCCCAACATGGCAAAAGCCGGCTCAAACTACATGAACAGCCAGCTGGCCAAAATGGAAGCCGTGTCCAATAACTATGATGAAGCCATAATGCTGGACTACCAGGGAATGGTCAGTGAAGGTAGTGGAGAAAATATCTTCGTTGTAAAGGATGGAGTCCTACACACCCCACCACGAGCTTCTTCATTGCTGGACGGGATAACCCGGAATTCTGTAATCACCCTGGCCAGAGACATGGATATGGAAGTTAAAGAAGAAGAAATACCTCGAGAAATGCTTTACGTAGCTGATGAACTCTTTTTAACCGGTACTGCAGCCGAAATAAGTCCTATCAGATCTGTTGACCGCATAACTGTGGGTAATGGTAAGAGGGGTGAAATTACTAAAAAATTGCAGGACGATTTCTTCGCAATTTTAGAGGGCACTGCCGATGATAAGTATGGCTGGTTAACTTTTGTTTAA